Proteins found in one Populus alba chromosome 14, ASM523922v2, whole genome shotgun sequence genomic segment:
- the LOC118059330 gene encoding mitochondrial dicarboxylate/tricarboxylate transporter DTC, giving the protein MGEEKKPQSLGVWPTVKPFVNGGASGMLATCVIQPIDMIKVRIQLGQGSAGEVTRNMIKNEGFGALYKGLSAGLLRQATYTTARLGTFKILTSKAIEANDGKPLPLYQKALCGLTAGAIGASVGSPADLALIRMQADATLPAAQRRNYSNAFNALYRIVADEGVLALWKGAGPTVVRAMALNMGMLASYDQSVEFCRDSLGFGEAATVLGASSVSGFFAAACSLPFDYVKTQIQKMQPDAQGKYPYTGSMDCALKTLKSGGPFKFYTGFPVYCVRIAPHVMMTWIFLNQIQKLEKSVGL; this is encoded by the exons atgggggaggagaagAAACCACAATCACTCGGTGTATGGCCTACTGTTAAACCTTTTGTTAATGGTGGTGCATCTGGCATGCTTGCCACCTGTGTTATCCAGCCAATTGATATGATTAAG GTGAGGATTCAATTGGGTCAAGGATCAGCTGGTGAGGTGACAAGGAATATGATAAAGAATGAGGGTTTTGGTGCTTTATACAAG GGGCTTTCTGCCGGACTATTGAGGCAAGCCACTTATACAACTGCCCGGCTTGGAACATTCAA GATTTTGACCAGCAAAGCAATTGAAGCCAATGACGGGAAGCCCTTACCTCTATATCAGAAGGCTTTGTGTGGGCTAACAGCTGGTGCGATTGGAGCATCTGTGGGCAGCCCAGCAGATTTAGCACTTATCCGTATGCAGGCTGATGCCACTTTACCTGCTGCTCAGCGCAGAAACTACTCAAATGCTTTCAATGCCCTCTACCGAATTGTTGCTGATGAAGGGGTTTTGGCACTCTGGAAAGGTGCTGGCCCTACTGTTGTAAGGGCAATGGCTTTGAACATGGGGATGCTTGCTTCTTATGACCAAAGTGTTGAGTTTTGCAGGGATTCTCTTGGTTTTGGTGAAGCTGCTACAGTGTTAG GTGCAAGTAGTGTTTCTGGATTTTTCGCTGCAGCTTGTAGTCTTCCATTTGACTATGTCAAAACTCAAATTCAGAAAATGCAACCTGATGCCCAAGGAAAGTATCCATACACTGGCTCCATGGATTGTGCCTTAAAGACACTCAAGTCAGGAGGACCATTCAAATTTTACACTGGATTCCCTGTTTATTGTGTCAGGATTGCTCCTCATGTCATG ATGACCTGGATATTCCTTAACCAAATTCAAAAGCTGGAGAAATCAGTCGGGTTGTAG
- the LOC118059348 gene encoding disease resistance protein RPM1, giving the protein MDSSPLQRKGKAQPVLKPKPTLSSPRTEETLVDQNGSFHGSFISRISQFNSLHRVDVTINVITAFWSRSRIRSKHPKIEPPSVNKGLVDPSTRTGSLSPNSFAEVLYSDVSWIEAFLKDADSKADKEGISEGVKAWVKQGREVAYCVEDVIDKYMVEACAAQHRDQQRGLMGSVLYSICSLVSKLKPRHEIVSGIQDIMARLQEINDRSERFRFISSEHVTSSSNWTTVLLHDHREESLFIEEGKTTLAKNVYDKHKVKNHFGCRAWITVSQSYDKEEQLRSMLKKLYEVGFWGDVENALFNNDNGSRILATTRNEDVANFCKRSSLVHVYQMEPLPQQEAWELFCKKAFKFDFQGNCPKDLEALSHNIVRRCGGLPLAIVAVGGLLATKEKVVLEWKRLLDNLGSALVCDPHVENVTKILFLSYNDLPYHLKSCFLHFGIARRRLSISKRVISNISRSSSSTKSQTRSVMVFNGVDVQKPLISAIFTKFKLLTMLDFERYVSHRSHPQRTGKLVASKMRKLGITDLKREHGRDLCTALEEMVYLQTQSVFSVNKDEILEAQTMSPPPPHLQSLYLHGKSERFPCWISKLNNLVTLGLVFSRLTDDPVKVFQALPSLKSLGFFCGYDEEEVHFEGGFLKLKWLSLSGLNPIIIEKGALPLLQELAIGACPQQRQVPSGIQHLKDLKELSFAGMPDDSTQRLSCNGGEDYWMVKNVPCLQYDGIYDPNDETSYAAEVKRYLE; this is encoded by the exons ATGGATTCCTCGCCACTCCAGAGAAAGGGAAAGGCCCAGCCAGTGCTCAAGCCAAAGCCGACCCTGTCAAGCCCAC GCACAGAGGAGACTCTTGTTGATCAGAACGGAAGTTTCCATGGCAGTTTCATTAGTCGGATAAGCCAGTTCAACAGCTTGCATAGAGTTGATGTCACCATCAATGTCATTACTGCATTTTGGTCCAGGTCTAGAATTAGATCAAAGCATCCAAAAATCGAACCACCATCTGTTAATAAAGGATTGGTGGATCCATCAACACGAACTGGATCGTTATCTCCTAATTCATTCGCAGAAGTTCTTTACTCTGATGTTTCATGGATCGA GGCTTTCCTAAAAGATGCGGATTCAAAGGCAGATAAAGAAGGAATCAGTGAAGGTGTGAAAGCATGGGTAAAACAAGGAAGAGAAGTAGCTTACTGCGTTGAAGATGTCATTGATAAGTACATGGTTGAAGCCTGTGCGGCACAACATCGTGATCAACAACGTGGATTAATGGGCTCCGTCCTGTATAGCATTTGTTCCTTGGTTAGTAAATTGAAACCGCGTCATGAGATAGTATCAGGGATTCAAGATATCATGGCAAGACTTCAAGAAATCAACGACAGAAGTGAAAGATTCCGGTTCATTTCTTCAGAGCATGTCACCTCAAGTAGCAATTGGACAACAGTCTTATTGCATGATCACCGAGAGGAATCTCTTTTCATTGAAGAAG GGAAGACCACACTGGCTAAGAATGTGTATGACAAACACAAAGTGAAGAACCACTTTGGATGTCGTGCGTGGATCACTGTGTCTCAATCATATGATAAGGAGGAGCAACTGAGGAGCATGCTAAAGAAACTCTATGAAG TTGGCTTCTGGGGAGATGTGGAGAATGCTTTGTTCAACAATGATAACGGAAGTAGAATATTGGCCACAACAAGAAACGAGGATGTTGCTAACTTTTGCAAACGATCTTCGTTAGTTCATGTCTATCAGATGGAACCTCTGCCTCAACAAGAGGCATGGGAACTCTTTTGCAAGAAGGCATTCAAGTTTGACTTTCAAGGGAACTGTCCTAAAGATTTGGAGGCATTATCTCATAACATTGTTAGAAGGTGTGGAGGATTGCCATTAGCAATTGTGGCTGTTGGTGGACTTCTAGCAACCAAGGAAAAGGTGGTTCTCGAATGGAAAAGGTTGCTTGATAACCTCGGTTCAGCACTGGTTTGTGATCCGCATGTTGAGAATGTCACAAAAATTCTCTTCCTCAGTTACAATGATCTGCCTTACCACCTCAAATCTTGTTTCTTACACTTCG GCATAGCACGGCGGCGACTCTCCATAAGCAAACGAGTGATTAGTAACATTTCgaggagcagcagcagcaccaagTCTCAAACTCGCTCTGTCATGGTATTCAATGGAGTTGATGTCCAGAAGCCTTTAATCTCTGCaatatttacaaaatttaagCTTTTGACCATGTTAGATTTTGAAAGGTACGTATCCCATAGATCGCATCCCCAAAGAACTGGGAAACTTGTTGCATCCAAG ATGAGGAAATTGGGGATCACGGATTTGAAACGAGAACATGGAAGGGATTTATGCACTGCGTTAGAGGAGATGGTTTACTTGCAAACACAATCTGTCTTTTCAGTCAACAAGGATGAGATTCTTGAAGCGCAAACAatgtctcctcctcctcctcacctTCAAAGTCTATACCTTCATGGGAAATCAGAAAGGTTTCCATGTTGGATTTCCAAACTGAACAATCTAGTTACGTTGGGATTAGTTTTTTCAAGATTGACTGATGATCCAGTTAAAGTCTTTCAAGCTTTGCCCAGTTTAAAATCTCTTGGGTTCTTTTGTGGATACGATGAAGAGGAAGTGCATTTTGAAGGAGGGTTTCTTAAGCTCAAGTGGCTTTCTCTTTCTGGATTGAATCCCATTATAATAGAAAAAGGAGCGTTGCCCCTTCTTCAAGAGCTAGCTATAGGAGCTTGCCCGCAACAGAGACAGGTGCCTTCAGGAATCCAACACTTGAAAGACCTCAAAGAATTGTCATTTGCAGGGATGCCAGATGACTCCACTCAAAGATTGTCATGCAATGGAGGGGAAGACTACTGGATGGTCAAGAACGTGCCATGTCTCCAATACGACGGGATTTATGATCCCAACGATGAAACATCTTATGCTGCAGAGGTGAAAAGATATCTTGAATGA